A single region of the Polyodon spathula isolate WHYD16114869_AA chromosome 12, ASM1765450v1, whole genome shotgun sequence genome encodes:
- the LOC121324059 gene encoding signal transducer and activator of transcription 5B-like isoform X1, with protein MSAAVKEGRMRSAFWRGKKAAIRDCCTSGTRQVCRVNLQKNLLHLHGNRDFRSEKMAVWIQAQQLQGEALHQMQSLYGQHFPIEVRHYLSQWIEGQTWDSIDLENPQEEFRAKRLLESLVQELQNKAEHQVGEDGFLLKIKLGHYASQLKSTYDRCPLELVRCIKHILYTEQRLVREATDSSSPGGGLLDSMSQKHLQINQSFEELRMMTQDTENDLRKLQHNQEYFIIQYQESLRIQAQLSSLTNLPPADRLLREPALQTKRATVEAWLTREANTLQKYRLDLAEKHQKTLQLLHKQQTIILDDELIQWKRRQQLSGNGGPPEGGLDVVQSWCEKLAEINWQNRQQIRRAEHLRQQLPIPGPIEELLTDLNKHITDIISALVTSTFIIEKQPPQVLKTQTKFAATVRLLVGGKLNVHMNPPQVKATIISEQQAKTLLKKENTRNDSSGEILNNNCVMEYHQATGTLSAHFRNMSLKRIKRSDRRGAESVTEEKFTILFESQFSVGGNELMFQVKTLSLPVVVIVHGSQDNNATATVLWDNAFAEPGRVPFSVPDKVLWPQLCEALNMKLKAEMQSSRGLSEENLVFLAQKAFSSSSINPEEYRSLTMTWSQFNRESLPGRNFTFWQWFDGVMELTKKHLKPHWNDGAILGFVNKQQAQDMLMSKPNGTFLLRFSDSEIGGITIAWVADNPNKAGERMVWNLMPYTTKDFSIRSLADRISDLNHLLFLYPDRPKDEVFSKYYTPPLSKAVDGYVKPQIKQVVPEFATASSDSTGGNQAFMDHASSPAVSHSHAYGMYPPSADSMLDGDGDFDLDDTMDVARHVEELLRRPMESQWIGNNQS; from the exons AAGATGGCAGTGTGGATCCAAGCCCAGCAGCTGCAGGGGGAGGCCTTGCACCAGATGCAGTCTCTGTATGGCCAGCACTTTCCCATAGAAGTTCGTCATTACCTCTCGCAGTGGATTGAGGGTCAGACATG GGACTCGATCGATCTGGAAAACCCCCAGGAAGAATTTCGAGCAAAACGTCTGCTGGAGAGTTTGGTGCAGGAGCTGCAAAACAAAGCCGAACATCAAGTTGGGGAGGATGGTTTTCTACTGAAAATCAAACTAGGGCACTACGCCAGTCAACTGAAG AGCACCTATGACCGATGTCCATTGGAGCTGGTTAGatgtataaaacacattctgTACACCGAGCAGAGACTTGTGCGGGAAGCAACTgat TCTAGCTCCCCTGGTGGAGGCTTGCTAGACAGCATGTCTCAGAAGCACCTCCAGATCAACCAGTCCTTCGAGGAGCTGCGTATGATGACCCAGGACACTGAGAATGACCTGCGCAAGCTGCAGCACAACCAGGAGTACTTCATCATCCAGTACCAGGAGAGCTTGCGCATACAGG CTCAGCTGTCCAGCCTGACTAATCTCCCACCCGCTGACCGTCTCTTGAGAGAACCCGCTCTGCAGACCAAAAGAGCCACTGTGGAGGCCTGGTTAACGAGGGAAGCTAATACACTACAGAAATACAGACTG GATCTAGCTGAGAAgcaccagaagacactgcagttGCTCCACAAGCAGCAGACCATCATCCTGGACGACGAGCTCATCCAGTGGAAGCGGCGGCAGCAGCTGTCAGGCAACGGGGGACCTCCTGAGGGAGGCCTGGATGTGGTGCAGTCCTG GTGTGAGAAACTGGCAGAGATAAACTGGCAGAACCGACAGCAGATCAGGAGAGCAGAACATCTCCGACAGCAGCTGCCCATTCCAGGCCCAATAGAAGAGTTACTCACCGATCTCAACAAGCATATCACAGACATTATATCCGCGCTCGTGACAAG CACCTTTATTATTGAGAAGCAGCCCCCCCAGGTGTTGAAAACGCAGACGAAGTTTGCCGCTACAGTGCGCTTGCTGGTTGGGGGGAAGTTGAATGTCCACATGAACCCGCCTCAGGTGAAAGCCACGATAATCAGCGAGCAGCAAGCCAAGACCCTCTTGAAAAAAGAGAACACCAGGAA TGACAGTAGTGGAGAGATCCTAAACAATAACTGTGTAATGGAATATCACCAAGCCACAGGAACCCTGAGTGCCCACTTTAGAAACATG TCCTTAAAAAGGATCAAGCGCTCAGATCGGCGAGGGGCAGAGTCGGTAACAGAAGAGAAGTTCACAATCCTGTTCGAGTCACAGTTTAGCGTCGGTGGAAATGAACTAATGTTTCAAGTAAAG ACGTTATCACTCCCTGTAGTAGTGATAGTTCATGGAAGCCAAGACAACAATGCCACTGCCACGGTTCTCTGGGATAATGCATTTGCTGAGCCA GGAAGGGTGCCGTTCTCAGTTCCTGACAAAGTGCTTTGGCCGCAGCTCTGTGAGGCTCTCAACATGAAGCTCAAGGCAGAAATGCAGAGTAGCAGGGGCCTGTCGGAGGAGAATCTGGTGTTCCTGGCACAGAAAGCTTTCAGCAGCTCCAGCATCAACCCGGAGGAGTACCGCAGCTTGACCATGACCTGGTCACAGTTCAATAGG gaAAGTTTACCTGGCCGGAACTTCACATTTTGGCAGTGGTTTGATGGTGTTATGGAGCTCACAAAAAAGCACCTGAAGCCTCATTGGAACGATGG GGCTATCCTGGGGTTTGTGAACAAGCAGCAGGCGCAGGACATGCTCATGTCGAAGCCGAACGGCACGTTTCTGCTGCGCTTCAGCGACTCAGAGATTGGAGGCATAACGATTGCCTGGGTGGCGGACAATCCCAATAAAGCCG gGGAGAGGATGGTCTGGAATTTAATGCCGTACACAACCAAAGATTTCTCTATCCGATCTTTAGCTGACCGCATTAGTGATCTGAACCACCTGCTGTTTCTGTATCCCGACAGACCGAAAGATGAAGTTTTCTCAAAATACTACACCCCTCCTCTGT CTAAAGCAGTGGATGGATACGTAAAGCCACAGATCAAACAAGTAGTACCAGA gttTGCCACAGCCTCTTCAGATTCTACAGGTGGAAATCAAGCATTCATGGATCACGCTTCGTCACCTGCTGTAAGCCATTCACACGCATATGGAATGTATCCGCCAAG CGCTGATTCAATGCTGGATGGAGATGGGGATTTTGACCTGGATGACACAATGGATGTAGCGAGACATGTGGAAGAGCTGCTGCGTAGACCAATGGAAAGTCAGTGGATCGGAAACAACCAGTCGTGA
- the si:ch211-210g13.5 gene encoding inactive phospholipase C-like protein 2 isoform X3, whose translation MMAEGRAIEPGSVSMLNPAAVLATDSSELPGYSNDPHHLSSTRALLEVAAAAVATGQGAGGAEPVVSNGRCKEDGSPHSGSNSSSSRDNSAERNPANLRSSIMKDGSRQRQVRKKTVSFSSMPSDRKINSTAACMSFMVEGCEMKKVRSNSRMYNRFFILDPDMRYLRWEPSKKDSEKAKLEIKTIKEVRLGKKTPVLRSNGLSDQFPDECAFSIIYGENYESLDLVASSADIVNTWVMGLRYLVSYGRHAVEANPTSLRTSWISSVFEVADFEKEGQIVLSRAVQIIKGLNPGMKASRIELKFKELQKSQGRYGEDITNEIFTEAYCELCTRPEIFFLLMQFSSNKEYLDCKDLMLFAEVEQGMEGVTEEMCAEIVNKYEPSKEGRERGYLSIDGFTRYLLSSECHIFDPQHKRVCQDMTQPLSHYYINSSHNASLLEDHFWGSSDIRGYIRALKMGCRSLELVVWDGPDNEPLIYVGHSASSQVAFCKVVDMINQYAFEASEFPLILCLVTHCSVQQQKVMAQHLKKILGDKLYLDPPDLEDNYLPSPNNLKGKILLKGKKLPPNHPDSEGDVTDEDEGIEMSRRLGEEDKDQMSGRLRLCKELSDLVSLCKSVQFKDFEVSKRYQKYWEICSYNEVDANRFANEYPEDFVSYNKRFLSRVYPSLMRIDASNMNPQDFWKCGCQIVAMNYQTPGLMMDLNIGWFRQNGNCGYVLRPAIMREEVSYFSANAKDSLPGVSAQLLHMKIISGQNLPKPKGSGAKGDVVEPYIYVEIHGIPADCTEQRTKTVTQNGDNPIFDESFEFQINLPELAALRFVVLDDDYIGDEFIAQYTIPFECLQPGYRHVPLQSLTGEFLANTTLFVHIAITNRRGGGKAHKRGLSVRKGRKAREYTSTRTTGIKVIDEVFRAATQPLREATDLRENVQNNRA comes from the exons ATGATGGCGGAGGGACGGGCGATCGAACCTGGATCGGTGTCGATGCTAAATCCAGCCGCTGTATTGGCAACAGATTCATCCGAACTGCCTGGGTACAGCAACGATCCGCATCATCTGTCTTCTACCCGGGCGTTGTTGGAGGTTGCGGCGGCGGCGGTGGCGACCGGGCAGGGTGCCGGAGGAGCGGAGCCTGTGGTCTCCAACGGGAGATGTAAGGAGGATGGGAGCCCCCATTCCGGGAGCAACAGCAGCAGTAGCCGGGACAATTCTGCGGAAAGGAATCCGGCTAACCTTCGGAGCAGCATCATGAAG GACGGGTCCCGTCAGAGGCAGGTGCGGAAGAAGACGGTCTCCTTCAGCTCCATGCCCAGCGACCGCAAGATCAACAGCACGGCGGCCTGCATGTCTTTCATGGTGGAGGGCTGTGAGATGAAGAAAGTACGCTCCAACTCCCGGATGTACAACCGCTTCTTCATCCTGGACCCGGACATGAGGTACCTGCGATGGGAGCCCTCCAAAAAGGACTCTGAGAAAGCCAAGTTGGAGATCAAAACCATCAAAGAGGTGCGGCTTGGCAAGAAGACCCCCGTCCTCCGCAGCAACGGCCTCTCGGATCAGTTTCCTGACGAGTGCGCCTTCTCAATCATATATGGGGAGAATTACGAATCCCTGGATTTGGTAGCAAGCTCGGCGGATATCGTGAACACTTGGGTGATGGGTCTGAGGTATCTGGTGTCCTATGGGAGGCACGCTGTCGAGGCCAACCCAACGAGCCTCAGGACCTCCTGGATCTCCTCTGTGTTTGAGGTCGCTGACTTTGAGAAAGAAGGCCAGATCGTCTTGTCCAGGGCTGTCCAGATCATCAAAGGGCTGAACCCAGGAATGAAGGCTTCCAGGATTGAGCTGAAATTTAAGGAGCTGCAGAAATCCCAGGGTAGGTACGGAGAGGACATCACAAATGAGATTTTCACTGAGGCCTACTGTGAGCTGTGCACCAGGCCAGAGATCTTCTTTCTTCTCATGCAGTTCTCCAGCAACAAGGAGTATCTGGACTGCAAAGATCTGATGCTCTTCGCGGAGGTGGAGCAAGGCATGGAAGGGGTGACGGAGGAGATGTGCGCGGAGATCGTCAACAAATACGAGCCATCCAAGGAAGGCAGGGAAAGGGGCTACCTCTCCATCGACGGCTTCACCCGCTACCTCCTCTCTTCGGAGTGCCACATCTTCGATCCCCAGCACAAGCGAGTCTGCCAGGACATGACCCAGCCGTTGTCTCACTACTACATCAACTCATCCCACAACGCTAGCCTCTTGGAGGACCATTTCTGGGGTTCCTCGGATATAAGGGGCTACATCCGGGCCTTGAAAATGGGATGCCGGAGCTTAGAGCTTGTGGTGTGGGATGGGCCAGATAACGAGCCTTTGATATATGTTGGACACTCTGCGTCATCGCAGGTTGCCTTCTGCAAGGTTGTTGACATGATCAATCAGTATGCATTTGAAGCGTCCGAGTTCCCATTGATTCTTTGCTTGGTGACGCACTGCTCAGTCCAGCAACAGAAGGTCATGGCTCAACACTTGAAGAAGATTCTCGGGGATAAACTCTACCTAGACCCGCCTGACTTGGAAGATAATTATTTGCCCTCTCCCAATAATCTCAAAGGaaaaatcctccttaaagggaaGAAGCTTCCCCCAAACCACCCCGATTCTGAAGGAGATGTCACTGACGAAGATGAAGGGATAGAGATGTCTAGAAGGTTGGGAGAAGAGGATAAAGATCAGATGAGCGGAAGGCTAAGGCTCTGCAAAGAGCTTTCTGACCTGGTCTCCTTGTGCAAGTCCGTCCAGTTTAAAGATTTTGAGGTGTCCAAGAGATACCAGAAATATTGGGAGATATGTTCGTACAATGAGGTGGATGCTAATAGGTTTGCCAACGAATACCCGGAAGACTTTGTCAGCTACAATAAGAGGTTCCTCTCGAGGGTGTACCCAAGTCTGATGAGGATTGATGCCAGTAACATGAACCCTCAGGACTTCTGGAAATGTGGCTGCCAGATCGTCGCCATGAACTACCAGACCCCCGGACTGATGATGGATCTCAACATTGGCTGGTTCCGCCAAAACGGGAACTGTGGCTACGTGCTTCGGCCAGCTATCATGAGGGAGGAGGTGTCCTACTTCAGTGCCAACGCAAAGGACTCCCTGCCTGGGGTCTCTGCTCAGCTTCTCCACATGAAAATCATTAGCGGCCAAAACCTACCCAAACCTAAGGGCTCCGGTGCCAAAGGAGACGTAGTGGAACCGTACATCTACGTGGAGATTCACGGGATCCCAGCTGACTGCACTGAGCAAAGGACTAAAACCGTCACTCAGAATGGAGACAATCCGATTTTTGACGAGAGTTTTGAGTTTCAGATCAACCTCCCGGAACTGGCGGCTTTGCGCTTTGTAGTCCTGGATGATGACTACATAGGGGACGAGTTTATCGCACAGTACACCATCCCCTTCGAATGCCTCCAGCCTGGGTACAGGCATGTGCCTCTCCAGTCTTTGACCGGAGAGTTTCTAGCGAACACCACATTGTTTGTCCACATAGCTATCACAAATCGGAGAGGAGGTGGCAAAGCACACAAGCGGGGTCTGTCGGTACGGAAAGGAAGAAAAGCACGGGAGTATACGTCTACTAGAACTACCGGGATCAAGGTCATCGATGAGGTCTTTAGAGCAGCCACGCAGCCACTTCGAGAGGCTACTGATCTCCGGGAAAACGTGCAG AATAACAGGGCTTAG
- the LOC121324059 gene encoding signal transducer and activator of transcription 5B-like isoform X2 — MAVWIQAQQLQGEALHQMQSLYGQHFPIEVRHYLSQWIEGQTWDSIDLENPQEEFRAKRLLESLVQELQNKAEHQVGEDGFLLKIKLGHYASQLKSTYDRCPLELVRCIKHILYTEQRLVREATDSSSPGGGLLDSMSQKHLQINQSFEELRMMTQDTENDLRKLQHNQEYFIIQYQESLRIQAQLSSLTNLPPADRLLREPALQTKRATVEAWLTREANTLQKYRLDLAEKHQKTLQLLHKQQTIILDDELIQWKRRQQLSGNGGPPEGGLDVVQSWCEKLAEINWQNRQQIRRAEHLRQQLPIPGPIEELLTDLNKHITDIISALVTSTFIIEKQPPQVLKTQTKFAATVRLLVGGKLNVHMNPPQVKATIISEQQAKTLLKKENTRNDSSGEILNNNCVMEYHQATGTLSAHFRNMSLKRIKRSDRRGAESVTEEKFTILFESQFSVGGNELMFQVKTLSLPVVVIVHGSQDNNATATVLWDNAFAEPGRVPFSVPDKVLWPQLCEALNMKLKAEMQSSRGLSEENLVFLAQKAFSSSSINPEEYRSLTMTWSQFNRESLPGRNFTFWQWFDGVMELTKKHLKPHWNDGAILGFVNKQQAQDMLMSKPNGTFLLRFSDSEIGGITIAWVADNPNKAGERMVWNLMPYTTKDFSIRSLADRISDLNHLLFLYPDRPKDEVFSKYYTPPLSKAVDGYVKPQIKQVVPEFATASSDSTGGNQAFMDHASSPAVSHSHAYGMYPPSADSMLDGDGDFDLDDTMDVARHVEELLRRPMESQWIGNNQS; from the exons ATGGCAGTGTGGATCCAAGCCCAGCAGCTGCAGGGGGAGGCCTTGCACCAGATGCAGTCTCTGTATGGCCAGCACTTTCCCATAGAAGTTCGTCATTACCTCTCGCAGTGGATTGAGGGTCAGACATG GGACTCGATCGATCTGGAAAACCCCCAGGAAGAATTTCGAGCAAAACGTCTGCTGGAGAGTTTGGTGCAGGAGCTGCAAAACAAAGCCGAACATCAAGTTGGGGAGGATGGTTTTCTACTGAAAATCAAACTAGGGCACTACGCCAGTCAACTGAAG AGCACCTATGACCGATGTCCATTGGAGCTGGTTAGatgtataaaacacattctgTACACCGAGCAGAGACTTGTGCGGGAAGCAACTgat TCTAGCTCCCCTGGTGGAGGCTTGCTAGACAGCATGTCTCAGAAGCACCTCCAGATCAACCAGTCCTTCGAGGAGCTGCGTATGATGACCCAGGACACTGAGAATGACCTGCGCAAGCTGCAGCACAACCAGGAGTACTTCATCATCCAGTACCAGGAGAGCTTGCGCATACAGG CTCAGCTGTCCAGCCTGACTAATCTCCCACCCGCTGACCGTCTCTTGAGAGAACCCGCTCTGCAGACCAAAAGAGCCACTGTGGAGGCCTGGTTAACGAGGGAAGCTAATACACTACAGAAATACAGACTG GATCTAGCTGAGAAgcaccagaagacactgcagttGCTCCACAAGCAGCAGACCATCATCCTGGACGACGAGCTCATCCAGTGGAAGCGGCGGCAGCAGCTGTCAGGCAACGGGGGACCTCCTGAGGGAGGCCTGGATGTGGTGCAGTCCTG GTGTGAGAAACTGGCAGAGATAAACTGGCAGAACCGACAGCAGATCAGGAGAGCAGAACATCTCCGACAGCAGCTGCCCATTCCAGGCCCAATAGAAGAGTTACTCACCGATCTCAACAAGCATATCACAGACATTATATCCGCGCTCGTGACAAG CACCTTTATTATTGAGAAGCAGCCCCCCCAGGTGTTGAAAACGCAGACGAAGTTTGCCGCTACAGTGCGCTTGCTGGTTGGGGGGAAGTTGAATGTCCACATGAACCCGCCTCAGGTGAAAGCCACGATAATCAGCGAGCAGCAAGCCAAGACCCTCTTGAAAAAAGAGAACACCAGGAA TGACAGTAGTGGAGAGATCCTAAACAATAACTGTGTAATGGAATATCACCAAGCCACAGGAACCCTGAGTGCCCACTTTAGAAACATG TCCTTAAAAAGGATCAAGCGCTCAGATCGGCGAGGGGCAGAGTCGGTAACAGAAGAGAAGTTCACAATCCTGTTCGAGTCACAGTTTAGCGTCGGTGGAAATGAACTAATGTTTCAAGTAAAG ACGTTATCACTCCCTGTAGTAGTGATAGTTCATGGAAGCCAAGACAACAATGCCACTGCCACGGTTCTCTGGGATAATGCATTTGCTGAGCCA GGAAGGGTGCCGTTCTCAGTTCCTGACAAAGTGCTTTGGCCGCAGCTCTGTGAGGCTCTCAACATGAAGCTCAAGGCAGAAATGCAGAGTAGCAGGGGCCTGTCGGAGGAGAATCTGGTGTTCCTGGCACAGAAAGCTTTCAGCAGCTCCAGCATCAACCCGGAGGAGTACCGCAGCTTGACCATGACCTGGTCACAGTTCAATAGG gaAAGTTTACCTGGCCGGAACTTCACATTTTGGCAGTGGTTTGATGGTGTTATGGAGCTCACAAAAAAGCACCTGAAGCCTCATTGGAACGATGG GGCTATCCTGGGGTTTGTGAACAAGCAGCAGGCGCAGGACATGCTCATGTCGAAGCCGAACGGCACGTTTCTGCTGCGCTTCAGCGACTCAGAGATTGGAGGCATAACGATTGCCTGGGTGGCGGACAATCCCAATAAAGCCG gGGAGAGGATGGTCTGGAATTTAATGCCGTACACAACCAAAGATTTCTCTATCCGATCTTTAGCTGACCGCATTAGTGATCTGAACCACCTGCTGTTTCTGTATCCCGACAGACCGAAAGATGAAGTTTTCTCAAAATACTACACCCCTCCTCTGT CTAAAGCAGTGGATGGATACGTAAAGCCACAGATCAAACAAGTAGTACCAGA gttTGCCACAGCCTCTTCAGATTCTACAGGTGGAAATCAAGCATTCATGGATCACGCTTCGTCACCTGCTGTAAGCCATTCACACGCATATGGAATGTATCCGCCAAG CGCTGATTCAATGCTGGATGGAGATGGGGATTTTGACCTGGATGACACAATGGATGTAGCGAGACATGTGGAAGAGCTGCTGCGTAGACCAATGGAAAGTCAGTGGATCGGAAACAACCAGTCGTGA